Proteins encoded in a region of the Onthophagus taurus isolate NC chromosome 10, IU_Otau_3.0, whole genome shotgun sequence genome:
- the LOC111428201 gene encoding synaptic vesicle glycoprotein 2B-like isoform X1: MNSVQVVPRDINNIEKAIHKTGFGLYSKFAIILTGLCSFSESLILTTFFLSIPLMACDLPLSENMMISIGVVYSIGESVGSFVFLSVSDIFGKKPLIPVLCALIFASTLASSFVHSYLFLSFFTLFLGSSLSTNTIVMRVNLAESLSKRRRGVVLTLLDLWWSCGYIVSVVGVWSFTPLAIKFYSKDARFFTWRIMIAISSVLSIIIGCISGLLKPSVRYLLYCKKNRDALSVLKEIYAINTSKNSEDFDINEINLNQQITDYGIYRNMPMRIYMEHACALMKTVYRGLEILVGKQFIFRLLTLSYMKTVTFGGIFITHLWIYKVISQTHGCQLTKTDMISLENFTATGDCNVNLKSAVFRDFLLLIPNIILGQIFAIFLIDRIKRKYLIAVSYIISGSCNLAIGFTNNHLFIKIGLGSIYLISSSFGDSIINVAIIEMFPTALRGTAMGEIQFITKIVLAFIKRYLDLPCNTFMIMAGVFMEVAAVLAFFLPEFKGKPMME; the protein is encoded by the exons atgaactCTGTTCAAGTTGTTCCACGCGATATCAATAACATAGAAAAAGCAATCCATAAAACTG gaTTTGGTctttattcaaaattcgcAATAATTTTAACTGGATTATGTAGTTTTTCAGAATCTCTAATCTTAACCACGTTTTTTCTTTCGATACCATTAATGGCTTGCGATTTACCTCTCTctgaaaatatgatgatttcaATTGGGGTTGTTTACTCGATCGGAGAATCAGTTgggagttttgtttttttatcagtAAGTGATATCTTCGGGAAGAAACCTTTAATTCCAGTTCTTTGCGCTTTAATTTTTGCTAGTACATTAGCAAGTAGTTTTGTTCATAGTTATTTATTCCTAAGTTTTTTTACGTTATTTTTGGGATCATCTCTATCAACGAATACAATCGTAATGAGAGTAAATCTTGCTGAATCATTATCAAAAAGGCGAAGAGGAGTTGTTTTAACGTTATTAGATTTGTGGTGGTCATGTGGTTATATAGTCTCAGTTG ttGGTGTTTGGTCTTTTACGCCGctagcaataaaattttattcaaaagaCGCAAGATTTTTTACTTGGAGAATAATGATAGCAATTTCGAGTGTTTTAAGTATCATCATAGGATGCATTTCGGGTTTGCTGAAACCAAGCGTTCGATATTTATTGTATTGCAAAAAGAACAGGGACGCTTTAAGTGTTTTAAAAGAGATATACGCAATTAATACTTCGAAAAATTCCGAGGATTTCgatataaatgaaattaacCTTAATCAACAAATTACCGATTATGGAATTTATAGGAATATGCCTATGAGGATTTATATGGAACATGCTTGTGCTTTAATGAAAACTGTTTATAGAGGTTTAGAAATTTTAGTtggaaaacaatttatttttcgaCTTTTAACTCTTTCTTATATGAAAACGGTTACTTTTGGAGG CATCTTCATCACGCACTTGTGGATATACAAGGTGATCTCGCAAACCCATGGTTGTCAATTGACTAAAACCGATATGATTTCTTTGGAAAACTTTACTGCAACGGGAGATTGtaatgttaatttgaaaagtgCTGTCTTCAgagattttcttttattgattCCGAATATTATTTTGGGACAAATATTTgccatatttttaattgacaggattaaaagaaaatatttaattg ctGTTTCTTATATAATATCTGGATCATGTAATCTTGCAATTGGTTTTAcaaataatcatttatttattaaaattggtttgggttcaatttatttaatttcatcaaGTTTTGGAGACTCAATAATAAATGTAGCTATTATTGAAATGTTTCCGACGGCTTTAAG aGGAACTGCAATGGGCGaaatacaatttataacaaaaatcgtATTGGCTTTTATAAAGCGATATTTGGACCTACCTTGTAACACATTTATGATTATGGCCGGTGTTTTTATGGAAG TTGCAGCAGTATTAGCGTTTTTCCTGCCGGAGTTCAAAGGGAAACCGATGATGGAATGA
- the LOC111428201 gene encoding synaptic vesicle glycoprotein 2B-like isoform X2: MNSVQVVPRDINNIEKAIHKTGFGLYSKFAIILTGLCSFSESLILTTFFLSIPLMACDLPLSENMMISIGVVYSIGESVGSFVFLSVSDIFGKKPLIPVLCALIFASTLASSFVHSYLFLSFFTLFLGSSLSTNTIVMRVNLAESLSKRRRGVVLTLLDLWWSCGYIVSVVGVWSFTPLAIKFYSKDARFFTWRIMIAISSVLSIIIGCISGLLKPSVRYLLYCKKNRDALSVLKEIYAINTSKNSEDFDINEINLNQQITDYGIYRNMPMRIYMEHACALMKTVYRGLEILVGKQFIFRLLTLSYMKTVTFGGIFITHLWIYKVISQTHGCQLTKTDMISLENFTATGDCNVNLKSAVFRDFLLLIPNIILGQIFAIFLIDRIKRKYLIAVSYIISGSCNLAIGFTNNHLFIKIGLGSIYLISSSFGDSIINVAIIEMFPTALSCSSISVFPAGVQRETDDGMTSEMHLNRRGKNAKISNPERRK; encoded by the exons atgaactCTGTTCAAGTTGTTCCACGCGATATCAATAACATAGAAAAAGCAATCCATAAAACTG gaTTTGGTctttattcaaaattcgcAATAATTTTAACTGGATTATGTAGTTTTTCAGAATCTCTAATCTTAACCACGTTTTTTCTTTCGATACCATTAATGGCTTGCGATTTACCTCTCTctgaaaatatgatgatttcaATTGGGGTTGTTTACTCGATCGGAGAATCAGTTgggagttttgtttttttatcagtAAGTGATATCTTCGGGAAGAAACCTTTAATTCCAGTTCTTTGCGCTTTAATTTTTGCTAGTACATTAGCAAGTAGTTTTGTTCATAGTTATTTATTCCTAAGTTTTTTTACGTTATTTTTGGGATCATCTCTATCAACGAATACAATCGTAATGAGAGTAAATCTTGCTGAATCATTATCAAAAAGGCGAAGAGGAGTTGTTTTAACGTTATTAGATTTGTGGTGGTCATGTGGTTATATAGTCTCAGTTG ttGGTGTTTGGTCTTTTACGCCGctagcaataaaattttattcaaaagaCGCAAGATTTTTTACTTGGAGAATAATGATAGCAATTTCGAGTGTTTTAAGTATCATCATAGGATGCATTTCGGGTTTGCTGAAACCAAGCGTTCGATATTTATTGTATTGCAAAAAGAACAGGGACGCTTTAAGTGTTTTAAAAGAGATATACGCAATTAATACTTCGAAAAATTCCGAGGATTTCgatataaatgaaattaacCTTAATCAACAAATTACCGATTATGGAATTTATAGGAATATGCCTATGAGGATTTATATGGAACATGCTTGTGCTTTAATGAAAACTGTTTATAGAGGTTTAGAAATTTTAGTtggaaaacaatttatttttcgaCTTTTAACTCTTTCTTATATGAAAACGGTTACTTTTGGAGG CATCTTCATCACGCACTTGTGGATATACAAGGTGATCTCGCAAACCCATGGTTGTCAATTGACTAAAACCGATATGATTTCTTTGGAAAACTTTACTGCAACGGGAGATTGtaatgttaatttgaaaagtgCTGTCTTCAgagattttcttttattgattCCGAATATTATTTTGGGACAAATATTTgccatatttttaattgacaggattaaaagaaaatatttaattg ctGTTTCTTATATAATATCTGGATCATGTAATCTTGCAATTGGTTTTAcaaataatcatttatttattaaaattggtttgggttcaatttatttaatttcatcaaGTTTTGGAGACTCAATAATAAATGTAGCTATTATTGAAATGTTTCCGACGGCTTTAAG TTGCAGCAGTATTAGCGTTTTTCCTGCCGGAGTTCAAAGGGAAACCGATGATGGAATGACATCTGAAATGCATCTTAATCGACGAGGGAAAAACGCGAAAATATCCAATCCAGAAagacgaaaataa
- the LOC111428227 gene encoding protein atonal-like, producing MDYQQEVYSCYNYMYVEANTLDWNNSSLEGFENSSVKSYDSLEDNLNDSTELGAKNNKVSPVVLRKRRLAANARERRRMQNLNKAFDRLRTFLPQLGQDKQLSKYETLQMAQSYINALYELLDHKKN from the coding sequence atggattaTCAACAAGAAGTTTATAGTTGTTATAATTACATGTACGTTGAAGCCAACACTCTGGATTGGAACAACAGTTCATTGGAAGGATTTGAAAATTCAAGTGTGAAAAGTTACGATAGTTTGGAAGATAATTTAAACGATTCTACCGAATTGGGggcgaaaaataataaagtttctCCGGtggttttaagaaaaagaagattGGCAGCTAACGCTAGGGAACGAAGAAGAATGcagaatttaaataaagcttTCGACCGATTAAGAACTTTTCTACCGCAATTAGGACAAGATAAGcaactttcaaaatatgaaaccCTTCAGATGGCCCAAAGTTACATTAACGCTTTATATGAATTACTagatcataaaaaaaattaa